One genomic window of Cygnus olor isolate bCygOlo1 chromosome 3, bCygOlo1.pri.v2, whole genome shotgun sequence includes the following:
- the CCN2 gene encoding CCN family member 2, producing the protein MSPSSLAAVLLLLVALLGPDEARGQECSGQCQCGAGPGPSCPAGVSLVLDGCGCCRVCAKQLGELCTERDPCDHHKGLFCDFGSPANRRIGVCTARDGAPCVFGGMVYRSGESFQSSCKYQCTCLDGAVGCVPLCSMDVRLPSPDCPFPRRVKLPGKCCEEWVCDEPKEQTAVGPALAAYRLEDTYGPDPTMMRANCLVQTTEWSACSKTCGMGISTRVTNDNAFCRLEKQSRLCMVRPCEVDLEENIKKGKKCIRTPKISKPIKFELSGCTSVKTYRAKFCGVCTDGRCCTPHRTATLPVEFKCPDGEIMKRKMMFIKTCACHYNCPGDNDIFESLYYRKMYGDMA; encoded by the exons ATGTCCCCGTCCAGCCTCGCcgccgtcctcctcctcctcgtcgcCCTCCTCGGCCCG gaCGAGGCCCGCGGGCAGGAGTGCAGCGGGCAGTGCCagtgcggggccgggcccggccccagCTGCCCCGCCGGAGTCTCCCTGGTGCTCGACGGCTGCGGCTGCTGCCGGGTGTGCGCCAAGCAGCTGGGCGAGCTGTGCACCGAGCGCGACCCCTGCGACCACCACAAGGGGCTCTTCTGCGACTTCGGCTCCCCCGCCAACCGCAGGATCGGCGTCTGCACCG CTCGGGACGGCGCCCCGTGTGTCTTCGGCGGCATGGTGTACCGGAGCGGGGAGTCcttccagagcagctgcaaGTACCAGTGCACCTGCCTGGACGGGGCGGTGGGCTGCGTGCCCCTCTGCAGCATGGACGTGCGCCTGCCCAGCCCCGACTGCCCCTTCCCGCGGAGGGTGAAGCTCCCCGGCAAGTGCTGCGAGGAGTGGGTCTGTGACGAGCCCAAGGAGCAGACTGCTGTGGGACCTGCTCTTGCTG CGTACAGACTGGAAGACACTTACGGTCCGGACCCGACCATGATGCGTGCCAACTGCCTGGTACAGACCACTGAATGGAGTGCCTGCTCCAAGACCTGTGGCATGGGCATCTCAACCAGGGTCACCAACGATAATGCCTTCTGCAGACTGGAGAAACAGAGCAGGCTCTGCATGGTCAGACCTTGTGAAGTGGACCTGGAGGAGAATATCAAG aaaggcaaaaagtgCATTCGCACCCCCAAAATCTCCAAACCCATCAAGTTTGAGCTGTCTGGCTGCACCAGCGTGAAGACCTACAGAGCTAAGTTCTGTGGTGTCTGCACTGACGGGCGCTGCTGCACACCCCACAGAACAGCCACCCTCCCCGTGGAGTTCAAGTGCCCTGATGGGGAGatcatgaaaaggaaaatgatgttCATCAAGACCTGCGCGTGCCACTACAATTGCCCTGGAGACAACGACATCTTCGAGTCTCTGTACTACAGGAAGATGTATGGAGACATGGCATAA